The following are encoded together in the Microbacterium hatanonis genome:
- a CDS encoding MFS transporter has product MLVTTAASVTPPASKTSARRVSVASMVGTSLESFDFYVFAYFSAFFVGPLFFEPLGTAGATLASFTTIAIAFVVRPIGAIIFGYMGDRLGRRATLLWTVAIMGVATGLIGVLPTYAQAGWIGAVLLVVLRLAQGISLGGEWGGSILLATEHASPVKRAFYAAIPQLGSPIGSILSAALFIVMTATLPTEELVAWGWRIPFLIAIPLLLVSLYLRWSIDETPVFREVVAEGRRDRLPFLTMFRQRPTAMAIAAGAALLGIGSYGLMNTYTINYGATQLGYAYTDLLIAATIGALLQLVTIPLFGALAARIGSAKVVAWGALGTLIIAFPIYFILQEANFGVLVALMVVGGILPTMSWAALGGLMNDLFPDAFRYSALSFAYALAATVGGFVPLITGALGVQTNYAWWHPGVILAVMSAVTLVAAWAAARYSTARSAATAEPALADH; this is encoded by the coding sequence ATGCTCGTGACCACCGCAGCATCCGTGACTCCTCCGGCCTCAAAGACCTCCGCCCGCCGGGTATCCGTGGCCTCCATGGTCGGTACCTCCCTCGAATCCTTCGATTTCTACGTCTTCGCCTACTTCTCGGCGTTCTTCGTCGGTCCACTGTTCTTCGAGCCGCTCGGAACCGCCGGCGCGACCCTGGCATCGTTCACGACCATCGCGATCGCGTTCGTCGTGCGACCCATCGGCGCGATCATCTTCGGCTACATGGGCGACCGACTCGGCCGACGCGCGACCCTTCTGTGGACGGTCGCGATCATGGGTGTGGCCACCGGCCTCATCGGCGTGCTCCCGACCTACGCGCAGGCCGGCTGGATCGGAGCGGTGCTGCTGGTTGTGCTGCGTCTGGCACAGGGGATCTCCCTCGGTGGCGAATGGGGCGGGTCGATCCTGCTGGCGACCGAGCACGCCTCTCCCGTGAAGCGCGCCTTCTACGCCGCCATCCCGCAGCTGGGCTCCCCGATCGGGTCGATCCTCTCGGCGGCCCTGTTCATCGTGATGACCGCGACGCTGCCCACCGAGGAGCTCGTCGCCTGGGGCTGGCGCATCCCCTTCCTCATCGCCATCCCGCTGCTCCTCGTCTCGCTCTACCTGCGCTGGTCGATCGACGAGACGCCGGTGTTCCGCGAGGTGGTCGCAGAGGGGCGTCGCGACCGGCTGCCCTTCCTCACGATGTTCCGCCAGCGCCCCACCGCCATGGCGATCGCGGCCGGAGCGGCACTGCTCGGAATCGGGTCGTACGGACTCATGAACACCTACACGATCAACTACGGCGCGACACAGCTCGGGTACGCCTACACCGACCTCCTCATCGCCGCGACGATCGGCGCCCTGTTGCAACTCGTCACGATCCCGCTGTTCGGGGCGCTCGCCGCGCGCATCGGTTCGGCGAAGGTCGTGGCGTGGGGAGCCCTCGGCACACTGATCATCGCGTTCCCCATCTACTTCATCCTCCAGGAGGCGAACTTCGGCGTCCTCGTCGCGCTCATGGTGGTCGGAGGCATCCTCCCGACGATGTCGTGGGCGGCACTCGGCGGGCTCATGAACGACCTCTTCCCCGATGCGTTCCGCTACTCCGCCCTCTCTTTCGCGTACGCGCTCGCCGCCACCGTCGGCGGATTCGTGCCGCTGATCACCGGCGCCCTCGGCGTGCAGACGAACTACGCCTGGTGGCACCCCGGCGTCATCCTCGCCGTGATGTCGGCGGTCACGCTCGTCGCAGCCTGGGCGGCAGCCCGTTACTCGACGGCCCGCTCCGCCGCGACGGCCGAGCCGGCCCTCGCCGACCACTGA
- a CDS encoding GNAT family N-acetyltransferase: MRALPTTDRLVLREMGPDDLPALTAIMGDAETMTAYEGPFGPAEIATWLARSQQRYADDGFALWAVTLRETGEMIGQCGPTRQIIDGRSMVEVGYLFDRRWWHRGFAREAARACRDWAFHNLPVDVVCSKIRDTNLASMNVAIRNGMSVRGRTVTHYRGVDMPHLVFEITRDEWMLRPTP, from the coding sequence ATGCGCGCCCTCCCCACGACCGACCGGCTCGTCCTCCGGGAGATGGGGCCCGACGACCTCCCCGCCCTCACCGCGATCATGGGCGACGCCGAGACCATGACCGCCTACGAGGGGCCGTTCGGCCCGGCCGAGATCGCGACCTGGCTCGCTCGATCGCAGCAGCGATACGCCGACGACGGATTCGCGCTCTGGGCGGTGACCCTGCGCGAGACGGGCGAGATGATCGGCCAGTGCGGGCCCACGCGCCAGATCATCGACGGACGATCGATGGTGGAGGTCGGCTACCTGTTCGATCGCCGCTGGTGGCACCGTGGGTTCGCGCGGGAAGCTGCCCGGGCCTGTCGCGACTGGGCCTTCCACAACCTCCCGGTAGACGTGGTGTGCTCCAAGATCCGCGACACGAACCTCGCCAGCATGAATGTCGCGATCCGCAACGGCATGTCCGTCCGCGGGCGCACCGTGACCCACTACCGAGGCGTCGACATGCCGCACCTCGTCTTCGAGATCACGCGAGACGAATGGATGCTGCGCCCCACACCCTGA